A segment of the Longimicrobiales bacterium genome:
GGTGCCGGGCGTCGGCTGGTAGGAAGCCAGCAGTTCCAGGCTCATGCCGTTCGTCGTGAAGCCGGCTGTCGGGACGCCGTCGACTGTGAGCGGTTCACCCGTGCGTGCGTCGCGGAGCGCGGCGCGACGTTCCGCCCGGTATTCAACGATGCCGCGGAGAAAGAACGCGCGCGTCGGCTGGAACTCGATACGGGTGCGCGGCAGCAGTGTGCGTGCGAACTCGGAGCCGTCACGTTCGCGACGGATGTGCAGGTAGGATGTCGACAGGTCGATCCGCACCTGCGACGTCGGCCGCACCGAAACCGAAGCAGTCGCGCTCCGCGAGTTCCCCTCGCTCCCTTCTGCGAAGATCGTCACGCGCCCGAAGCCGGCGGAGGCCCGCGCGTCGAAGCGCCGGAACGTCGGCGTCGATCCGCTCAGCTGGAACGAGGGACCGCTCACGCCATCGAGTGGCGTGTACGGCCGTGGCCCGGCCGTAGTCTCGCTCACGTAATTCGTGAACGCCGCCGGATCCAGCTCGACGAAGTCGCGGCCCGCCCGTGCCGACATCTCCCACCCGCCGCGCAGGAGAAACGATGCATTGAGGAACTCCGAACCTTCGATCGCGTCCCCTCCGGAATGCCGCCACAACCGGCTCGGGCCGAAGAACGTCGTGACACGCTCGAGCAGAGCGCCGCTCGGGCCATACCAGGTGAGCCGGTTCCTGAAACCCGCATCGATGATGTCGTTGCGGTTGACGAAGCCCGCGTGACTCTCGAAGTCGTCACCCGTGCCGCTGACACTATAGTTGAATCCGAACGCACGCCCCGTGCGATCCAGCTCGATCTTCCATATCGGTGCCGCGACAGTCTCGTCCCGATGCCGCGTCCACGAGCCGCCAATCTGCGACTCGAGGTAGTACATACGGCCGAACACGATGCGCGTATCAATCGCTGCCACACGGTTGAACGCAGCAGAATCCAGCACGGAGCGGTCCGTGAACGTCGCGCCCACGAGAGAGCTCTGACCGATGTCCCGGCGCAGGCGCGTCACGTTGAACAGCGCATGACGCCCTTCGGCATCGATATCCTCATCAAGCGCGGTCAGGTGCGCCACGCTGATCGGACCGACCTTGCCGGTCACCTTGCCGCCGACGCTGGGGTTCACGATGCGACGCGTGTACACCAGCTGGTTGGGCGTCGAAAAGAGCTCGATGCCCTCGAGGAAGAACGGCCGCTTCTCCGTGACGAACAGCGCGAACCGCTCATTGACGGTAACCTGCCCGGCGTCCGCCTCCACCTGGCTGAAATCCGGATTCACGGTTGCGTCCACCGAGATGTTCGTGAAGCCGAGTCGCGCGGTCGCGCCGATCTCCGGTTCCGGGTCGCCGCGCTGGAAGCCGCCGTCCGTCCGCACGCCCGGCGTGTTCACTGTGAGCGTCGGCTGCGCCTCGAAGACGACCCCGCGCTGCAGATCGTGCAGACCGGTGAGCGTGCCACCCTGTGCGAGGAAGCTCGCACTCGCACGCCGCACGTCGGGCCACGTGTCCACGAAGCCGGTGCGCTGCGTGACGCGCTCGATGTTGATGCCCCACGCCATGTTTTCGGACGAGGGATAACGCAGGCTCTTGAAGGGAATCCGTACCTCGACGACATAGCCATCGTCCGTCAGCCGGCCCTGCGACTGGTAGAGGAAGTCGGGGCTCTTGTCCGTGTTGCCGCCAAACGTGCGACCCGCACTCGCCGCGCCCTCGGTGCGCACGCCATCCTGCTGCACGCCGAACGCGTTCACCGCGAAGAAGAACGCACGGCGGCGGTCTCGGAACGTGTCCAGGAAGATGGTGACACGATCATCGCCGTCGAGATCATCACGATTCGCGCGCTTGGCGCGAATCGTGGACGGCTGCGAATCATACGCGTGGATGCCGAAGTAGATCGCGTCCGGCGCGTACCAGACGCGAACTACGGTTCGCTCCTCGGCCGGCCGTCCGTCCGCGGGCTCGTACTGCGTGAAATCCTCGAGCAGTGCCGCCCGCGACCAGATGTCCTCGTCCATCACGCCGTCGATCCGGACCTCGTCCTCGTAACGAGGCACTTCCACACTCGCGCCTGCCTGCTGCAGCACGAGAAGCAATCCCATCAGCAAGATTCTGCAACTCCGGTTTTCTGATCAGATACGCGACCGCGACCGTTCCCGGCGGGCGCATCGTCGTTCGGGCGGCCGGATGATAGCGGAAGTCGGGCACTCGTAACAGAACTCGGCGGGAATCGGCCCGATGTGGAGCTCGACACGGCAGCGCCTTCCTTGCCCGGCACCGGCGGGCGACCTCGGAGGCGTGAAGACGGCGCACTCCGCCTCGCGCGCGAGTCAGCGTTCAGGCGGACCCGATCGTGTCAGGATCACGTCGGCAGTGTCACCGTCGCGATGACGCCGGTGCGGTCGGTGCGGTTTTCGATGCCGAGAAAACCGCCGTGCGCGTCCACGATCTGCCGCGACAGCGCGAGCCCGATCCCCGACCCGTTCGGCTTCGTCGTGAAGAACGGCACGAACAGATTCGTGGTGTCCGCGAGCCCCGGTCCCTCGTCGCGTACCCATACGGCCACCCCGTTGGGAGCGCGCGACCACCCGACGCACACGGCGCCGCCCGTCTCGAGCGCCGCATCGACCGCGTTACGGACGAGGTTGATGAGCAGCTGGTCGAGCTGATCGCCGTCCGCCCGGATCACGATGTCGGGTCCGGTCTCGACGTGCACGTCCAGGCGGGTCTCGAGTGCGACCACCCGACGCACCCAGTCGCTGACGTTCAGTGGAACCAGACGCGGCGCGGGCAGCCGCGCGAGCCGTGCGTATGACGCCATGAATCGCTGCAGCGCCTCCGAGCGGCCGGCAATGATGCCGAGTCCGCGCTGCAGGTCTTCATCCGCGTCCGGCGCGCGCGGGGCACGCGTGAGCGCGGCCATCAGGCTGCCGGCGATGGACTTGATCGGTGCGAGCGAATTGTTGATCTCGTGCGAGAGCACGCGTATGAGGCGCTGCCAGGCGAGCAGCTCTTCCTCCCGCAGTGTCTTGCTCAGATCGGACAGCACCAGCAGCTGATGCGGCGCGCCACCCTGTCGAAACGTCGAGCGCCGCAGCTCCCAGCGGCCCCGCGCGCCGGGGAACGCAGCATCCACGATGCGCTGGTCCTCACCGGTGAGCATTTCCGCGAGCCCGAGCGCTTCCGCGGTACGGCCTGTCATCCGCTCCGCCGGCACGTCGAGCAGCCGCTCACCCGCCCGATTCACGAGGCGAAGCTTCAGCTCGTCGTCGAACGCGAAAATCGCAACCTCGATCTCCTTGATCACCGTGCGGAGCAGCGCGGACGCCTCGAGCGCGCCGAGTCGCTGCTCGCGCAGCGTCTCGCCGAGCGCATTCACTTCGAGCATGGCCAGCCCGAGCGCGTCGTCCGTCGTCGCACCGCGCGACCGGATGGAGTAGTCTCCCTCCAGCAGGGCCGCGAGCAGATTCGACAGCGTCTGCAGCGGCCGCACCACCCGATCCCGCAGTGCGAATGCGAAACCGAGCCAGCAGCCCGTCACGAGCAGGCCGAACGTCCACAGCACCTTCGCGCTGTAGTCTCCGACAAGCAGCAGTGTCAGCGCCACCAGCGTGCCCGGCAGCCCCGCCGCGAGCGCCAGCGCGAGCACCCGCGCCTCAAACGATACTCTCATCGCCCCCGCTGCCACTGTAGCCAGTCCCGCCCCCGGCACGTGCGATCACGCCGGCCAATCCACACCGGACCTCATGCGGAGTCCAGCGATCACACGCCACCGGTAGGAATATCGAAGTGCTGTAGCCGCCGGTAGAGGGCGCTCCGCGACAGTC
Coding sequences within it:
- a CDS encoding ATP-binding protein; amino-acid sequence: MRVSFEARVLALALAAGLPGTLVALTLLLVGDYSAKVLWTFGLLVTGCWLGFAFALRDRVVRPLQTLSNLLAALLEGDYSIRSRGATTDDALGLAMLEVNALGETLREQRLGALEASALLRTVIKEIEVAIFAFDDELKLRLVNRAGERLLDVPAERMTGRTAEALGLAEMLTGEDQRIVDAAFPGARGRWELRRSTFRQGGAPHQLLVLSDLSKTLREEELLAWQRLIRVLSHEINNSLAPIKSIAGSLMAALTRAPRAPDADEDLQRGLGIIAGRSEALQRFMASYARLARLPAPRLVPLNVSDWVRRVVALETRLDVHVETGPDIVIRADGDQLDQLLINLVRNAVDAALETGGAVCVGWSRAPNGVAVWVRDEGPGLADTTNLFVPFFTTKPNGSGIGLALSRQIVDAHGGFLGIENRTDRTGVIATVTLPT
- a CDS encoding DUF5916 domain-containing protein, translating into MGLLLVLQQAGASVEVPRYEDEVRIDGVMDEDIWSRAALLEDFTQYEPADGRPAEERTVVRVWYAPDAIYFGIHAYDSQPSTIRAKRANRDDLDGDDRVTIFLDTFRDRRRAFFFAVNAFGVQQDGVRTEGAASAGRTFGGNTDKSPDFLYQSQGRLTDDGYVVEVRIPFKSLRYPSSENMAWGINIERVTQRTGFVDTWPDVRRASASFLAQGGTLTGLHDLQRGVVFEAQPTLTVNTPGVRTDGGFQRGDPEPEIGATARLGFTNISVDATVNPDFSQVEADAGQVTVNERFALFVTEKRPFFLEGIELFSTPNQLVYTRRIVNPSVGGKVTGKVGPISVAHLTALDEDIDAEGRHALFNVTRLRRDIGQSSLVGATFTDRSVLDSAAFNRVAAIDTRIVFGRMYYLESQIGGSWTRHRDETVAAPIWKIELDRTGRAFGFNYSVSGTGDDFESHAGFVNRNDIIDAGFRNRLTWYGPSGALLERVTTFFGPSRLWRHSGGDAIEGSEFLNASFLLRGGWEMSARAGRDFVELDPAAFTNYVSETTAGPRPYTPLDGVSGPSFQLSGSTPTFRRFDARASAGFGRVTIFAEGSEGNSRSATASVSVRPTSQVRIDLSTSYLHIRRERDGSEFARTLLPRTRIEFQPTRAFFLRGIVEYRAERRAALRDARTGEPLTVDGVPTAGFTTNGMSLELLASYQPTPGTVAFLGYAAALTATDPFAFDRLSRSRDGLFLKLAYLLRR